The following proteins are co-located in the Haloterrigena turkmenica DSM 5511 genome:
- a CDS encoding UxaA family hydrolase, whose amino-acid sequence MKGAVLDDAAVLLAESDTVATAIADLEAGRSIETDDLPGDRSALEVAEPIAFGHKLAVMAIDAGEPVRKYGEVIGTATERIEPGEWVHIHNCESNRGRGDLAEGSA is encoded by the coding sequence GTGAAGGGCGCCGTGCTCGACGACGCGGCGGTGCTGCTGGCCGAGAGCGACACCGTGGCGACGGCGATCGCCGATCTCGAGGCCGGCCGGTCCATCGAGACCGACGACCTGCCGGGCGATCGATCGGCCCTCGAGGTCGCCGAACCGATCGCGTTCGGCCACAAGCTCGCCGTAATGGCGATCGACGCCGGCGAGCCGGTCCGCAAGTACGGCGAGGTCATCGGGACGGCCACCGAGCGGATCGAACCGGGCGAGTGGGTGCACATCCACAACTGCGAGAGCAACCGCGGCCGCGGCGATCTGGCGGAGGGATCGGCGTGA